A DNA window from Acidobacteriota bacterium contains the following coding sequences:
- the ptsP gene encoding phosphoenolpyruvate--protein phosphotransferase, with protein MITLTGIAVSPGIVWGPAALLVQDSVTLRYAVKPEHVAREIARLGAAREATRRQLERIHARVLASAGTDLAYLFQAQLLMLDDQLLVPRAEAIVSAERLNAEWAVERAFEEFSAIFMEVGDGYLRERRGDVADVVGRLRRNLRPTPHGAGEVSLVLDESSILVADELPPSIAGQLDRQRVIGLVMDAGSRTDHSAILARSLRLPAVTSLREASALTRPGVLVLVDGYSGEVVIDPDMASIDRARVKAERKWVSVPVARHLVHPASTADGVAVRFDANIELPDEIDVARANGAEGIGLFRSEFMLGGQSLESLGEQEQYEAYRNLIERMAPHSVTIRTFDVDENRMAGRAGERPPDAAAESSRGPLGLRAIRLSLSRPDVFDTQLRALARASRHGPLRVLFPFVTSVEELRQARAALANASLAVGSGPDDDHAHPIEIGAMIEVPSAALTLDLLAAEAEFFSIGTNDLIQYTLAVDRTDGRVAGLYEPLHPGVLRLVRLVMRAAARRGTPVAVCGEMAADPTALLALLGLGVTSFSMSPTLIPAAREIVREVSLDRLRPVVARALRLASARQIAAYLASAFPGLLKRSNGRIAESGAEGDNGER; from the coding sequence GTGATCACCCTGACTGGCATCGCCGTGTCGCCCGGAATCGTGTGGGGGCCTGCAGCCCTTCTCGTGCAGGATTCCGTGACTCTGCGGTATGCCGTCAAGCCGGAGCACGTCGCCCGGGAAATCGCCCGGCTGGGCGCGGCGCGGGAAGCGACCCGCCGCCAACTCGAACGCATTCACGCCAGGGTGCTGGCATCGGCGGGAACCGACCTGGCCTATCTGTTTCAGGCGCAACTGCTCATGCTCGATGACCAGCTCCTCGTGCCGCGGGCGGAGGCCATCGTGTCGGCCGAGCGGCTCAATGCCGAGTGGGCCGTCGAACGGGCGTTCGAGGAATTCTCCGCGATCTTCATGGAAGTCGGGGACGGGTACCTTCGCGAGCGGCGGGGCGACGTGGCCGATGTGGTCGGGAGACTGCGACGCAACCTCAGGCCGACTCCGCATGGCGCTGGCGAAGTCAGTCTCGTGCTCGACGAGTCGTCCATTCTCGTGGCCGACGAGCTGCCGCCCTCGATCGCGGGCCAGCTGGATCGCCAGCGCGTGATCGGCCTGGTGATGGATGCGGGAAGCCGAACCGACCACTCCGCTATTCTTGCCCGGTCTCTACGATTGCCCGCCGTGACCAGCCTCCGCGAAGCCTCGGCGCTGACCAGGCCGGGAGTCCTTGTCCTGGTCGACGGCTATTCCGGCGAAGTCGTGATCGATCCCGACATGGCGTCGATCGATCGCGCTCGCGTCAAAGCCGAGCGCAAGTGGGTGTCGGTGCCTGTCGCCCGGCACCTCGTGCATCCGGCCTCGACCGCTGACGGGGTCGCTGTTCGCTTCGACGCCAATATCGAACTTCCAGATGAAATCGACGTTGCCCGTGCCAACGGCGCCGAAGGCATCGGATTGTTCCGCTCGGAGTTCATGCTCGGCGGGCAGAGCCTGGAATCGCTGGGCGAGCAGGAGCAGTACGAGGCGTACAGGAATCTGATCGAACGGATGGCGCCCCATTCGGTGACGATCCGCACGTTCGACGTCGACGAGAACCGAATGGCCGGGCGCGCCGGCGAACGACCTCCGGATGCGGCGGCTGAATCCTCTCGCGGACCGCTTGGCCTGAGGGCGATCCGGTTGAGCCTCAGCAGGCCAGACGTGTTCGATACCCAGTTGCGGGCGCTGGCCCGCGCGTCACGCCACGGTCCCCTCAGAGTGCTGTTTCCGTTTGTGACGTCGGTTGAGGAACTCCGGCAGGCGAGGGCCGCACTCGCCAACGCCTCGCTCGCGGTCGGATCCGGGCCCGACGACGACCACGCGCACCCGATAGAGATCGGCGCCATGATCGAGGTGCCATCGGCGGCCTTGACGCTGGACCTGCTGGCGGCCGAAGCGGAGTTCTTCAGCATCGGCACCAACGACCTCATTCAGTACACCCTCGCTGTGGATCGGACCGATGGCCGGGTGGCGGGCCTCTATGAACCTCTGCACCCGGGCGTCCTGCGGCTCGTGCGCCTCGTGATGCGTGCCGCCGCGCGGCGGGGCACGCCCGTGGCGGTGTGCGGCGAGATGGCGGCCGATCCCACGGCCCTGCTCGCGCTGTTGGGGCTGGGTGTGACGAGCTTCAGCATGAGCCCGACGCTGATTCCGGCGGCGCGGGAGATCGTGCGAGAGGTATCCCTCGATCGCCTGCGCCCCGTCGTCGCACGAGCACTCCGGCTCGCGTCAGCGCGACAGATCGCCGCGTACCTGGCGTCGGCCTTTCCGGGCCTTCTCAAGCGGAGCAACGGCCGGATCGCTGAGTCCGGCGCGGAAGGAGACAACGGTGAACGATGA
- a CDS encoding cupin domain-containing protein → MNDETRPGVTRVDKPWGYELLWAKTGQYAGKVIHVTAGHALSLQYHRRKVETIYLHSGRLLFEIQEGDTLVGREMHPGDRVHVPAGTVHRMTALGDVDIFEVSTPELDDVVRLEDRYGRADKK, encoded by the coding sequence GTGAACGATGAGACCCGCCCTGGCGTGACACGAGTGGACAAACCGTGGGGCTACGAGTTGTTATGGGCCAAGACCGGCCAGTACGCCGGCAAAGTGATCCACGTGACGGCAGGCCATGCCTTGAGCCTGCAATACCACCGCAGGAAGGTCGAGACGATCTATCTTCACTCAGGCAGACTGCTCTTCGAGATTCAGGAGGGAGACACGTTGGTCGGCCGCGAGATGCACCCGGGCGACCGGGTCCACGTGCCCGCCGGCACCGTGCATCGAATGACCGCTCTCGGCGATGTCGACATCTTCGAGGTCTCCACGCCGGAACTCGATGACGTCGTGAGACTCGAGGATAGGTACGGGAGAGCGGACAAGAAATAG
- the ssb gene encoding single-stranded DNA-binding protein, translating into MANSYNKIILVGNLGKDAELRATPQGKQVASASLAVEDWQKKDERGKPGAEWYRIKIWGRQAETLSPHLLKGKTILVEGRLSIQTWTDREGKSRYTPEVSADRVVLLGSAGQSSSMSSRAEGPVDDELGQSPDVNADDIPF; encoded by the coding sequence ATGGCGAACAGCTACAACAAGATCATTCTGGTTGGCAATCTGGGTAAGGACGCCGAGTTGCGGGCGACGCCGCAGGGCAAGCAGGTGGCCTCGGCCAGCCTGGCCGTGGAAGACTGGCAGAAGAAGGACGAGCGCGGCAAGCCTGGCGCCGAGTGGTACCGGATCAAGATCTGGGGCCGTCAGGCCGAGACGCTGTCACCGCACCTGTTGAAGGGCAAGACGATTCTGGTCGAGGGACGGCTGTCGATTCAGACCTGGACCGATCGCGAGGGCAAGAGCCGGTACACGCCAGAGGTTTCGGCCGATCGGGTCGTCCTTCTCGGCAGCGCCGGCCAGAGCTCATCGATGTCCAGTCGTGCGGAAGGTCCGGTCGATGACGAACTCGGCCAGTCGCCGGACGTGAATGCGGACGATATTCCGTTCTAG
- the ybgF gene encoding tol-pal system protein YbgF, with protein MKQHVRLMVLGIALLAGAASAPLEAANKEHLQMMAELRILQQQTQSLQKQLMALTDALTKVSADLKDQTNADRKAFADQKLVVGGVATDLRVIREKVDESNVRLTSLSQEVEAIRVAQAAIPPAATPAQPLDPGAAAQEAPAATNPAGQAPVPNPGVSPQRLFESARADYYAGQWSLAIQGFETYIKTFPKSDLADDAQYYIGETYYSSGRFREAVAAYDRVISNYPSSNTLPDTYYKRGLAHNSLGQVPQARESFEFVVKNYPDSDAGHLAKQALDRLSRSGK; from the coding sequence ATGAAGCAACACGTTCGGCTGATGGTTCTGGGAATCGCGCTGCTGGCCGGCGCAGCCTCTGCGCCGCTCGAGGCTGCCAATAAGGAGCATCTGCAGATGATGGCGGAGCTCCGCATCCTCCAGCAACAGACGCAATCGCTCCAGAAGCAGCTCATGGCGCTGACCGACGCGCTCACGAAGGTGTCGGCGGACCTCAAGGACCAGACGAATGCGGACCGGAAGGCCTTCGCCGATCAGAAGCTGGTTGTCGGCGGCGTCGCGACCGACCTGCGGGTGATCCGGGAGAAGGTCGACGAGAGCAACGTCCGGCTCACGTCGCTGTCACAGGAGGTCGAAGCGATTCGGGTGGCGCAGGCAGCCATCCCGCCCGCCGCCACGCCGGCGCAACCGCTCGACCCGGGGGCCGCCGCGCAGGAAGCGCCGGCGGCGACCAACCCGGCTGGTCAGGCCCCGGTGCCCAATCCCGGCGTCTCTCCGCAGCGTCTGTTCGAGTCGGCCCGAGCCGATTACTACGCGGGCCAATGGAGCCTCGCCATCCAGGGATTCGAGACGTACATCAAGACGTTTCCGAAGAGCGATCTGGCCGACGACGCGCAGTACTATATCGGCGAGACGTACTACAGTTCCGGCCGGTTCCGCGAGGCCGTGGCGGCGTACGACCGGGTGATCTCAAACTACCCGTCGAGCAACACGCTGCCAGATACCTACTACAAGCGCGGGCTTGCGCACAATTCGCTTGGGCAGGTTCCTCAGGCGCGCGAGTCATTCGAGTTCGTGGTCAAGAACTACCCGGACAGTGATGCGGGGCACCTGGCGAAGCAGGCCCTCGATCGTTTGAGCCGATCGGGGAAGTAA
- a CDS encoding OmpA family protein, whose amino-acid sequence MQRSRVSHGGWLVAVTAAVVLSGACNAKKPPVATPVQPPVAAPEAQVVPPPPPPPAPVPLTESPMVTPKVPDDPMASRSIDELNRESPLQPAFFGYDSAELSAEARTALDANAALLRKYPTWAVTVEGHCDERGTAEYNGALAERRAASARTYLVSLGLPAERLRIVSYGKEFPFDPGHDEAAWAKNRRAHFVITSK is encoded by the coding sequence ATGCAACGTTCAAGGGTGTCGCACGGTGGATGGCTTGTCGCGGTAACCGCTGCGGTGGTGCTGAGCGGGGCGTGCAACGCCAAGAAGCCGCCGGTCGCCACGCCGGTTCAGCCGCCGGTTGCCGCCCCGGAAGCCCAGGTGGTTCCGCCGCCTCCTCCGCCGCCGGCTCCGGTGCCGCTTACCGAGTCGCCGATGGTGACGCCGAAGGTGCCCGACGACCCGATGGCCTCGCGGTCAATTGACGAACTCAACCGCGAATCGCCTCTGCAGCCGGCGTTCTTCGGGTACGACAGTGCGGAGTTGAGCGCGGAGGCGCGCACGGCCCTCGATGCCAACGCGGCCCTGCTGCGCAAGTATCCGACGTGGGCCGTGACGGTCGAAGGCCACTGCGACGAGCGAGGGACGGCGGAGTACAACGGTGCGCTGGCGGAACGGCGCGCCGCGTCGGCCCGGACGTATCTGGTGTCGCTTGGCCTTCCGGCCGAACGCCTGCGCATCGTGAGTTACGGCAAGGAATTTCCGTTCGATCCTGGCCACGACGAGGCGGCGTGGGCGAAGAATCGGCGGGCGCATTTCGTGATTACATCCAAGTAG
- a CDS encoding TonB family protein encodes MEPVTSVLIERAHDVQGLRRMVTVSLVAHGALLVVLLVFPMIGGSRSVEDLQPVMTISLGGVPGPRAGGMTMMSSPSPSAASRPEPTTAAKVIKPQAAKPPAMVLPERAAKPMKPIPRPAAQMTAEAPASAATTPPQAPFGADAAQTASNPNRGLGFGGLSTGGGTGAGGYLDVANFCCPDYLVTMLQLVQSNWPARQEVAGETLVKFRILRDGRLTEIELERSSGYAALDLTAQRALFLTQRLPPLPSAFPEDHLTVHLRFPYQR; translated from the coding sequence ATGGAGCCCGTCACCAGCGTGCTCATCGAGCGCGCGCACGATGTGCAGGGGCTGCGGCGGATGGTCACCGTCTCGCTGGTCGCGCACGGCGCGCTGCTTGTCGTGCTCCTCGTCTTCCCGATGATCGGCGGATCCCGGTCGGTGGAGGATCTTCAGCCCGTCATGACGATTTCACTCGGCGGCGTCCCAGGTCCCCGCGCGGGAGGGATGACGATGATGAGCAGCCCGTCGCCGAGTGCCGCGTCGCGACCCGAGCCGACCACGGCCGCGAAAGTCATCAAGCCCCAGGCCGCCAAGCCTCCAGCGATGGTACTGCCTGAACGCGCTGCCAAACCGATGAAGCCGATCCCCCGCCCCGCCGCGCAAATGACCGCTGAGGCGCCGGCCTCTGCCGCGACAACGCCCCCGCAGGCGCCGTTCGGGGCGGATGCTGCGCAAACGGCGTCGAATCCAAACCGCGGCCTCGGGTTTGGCGGGCTGTCGACCGGAGGCGGAACCGGCGCCGGCGGGTACCTGGATGTCGCGAACTTCTGCTGTCCGGATTATCTCGTGACGATGCTGCAATTGGTGCAGAGCAACTGGCCCGCGCGCCAGGAAGTGGCTGGCGAGACGCTGGTGAAGTTCCGCATTCTGCGAGACGGACGCCTCACCGAGATCGAGCTCGAGCGGTCCAGCGGGTATGCGGCGCTCGATCTGACTGCGCAGCGGGCGCTGTTCCTCACGCAGCGGCTGCCGCCGCTGCCCTCAGCCTTTCCTGAGGATCACCTGACCGTCCACCTCCGTTTTCCCTACCAGCGGTGA
- a CDS encoding biopolymer transporter ExbD, with translation MPKVSPSEDVSTGRGGRVRRVSSSLAEINVVPLVDVMLVLLIIFMVTAPMLQRGVDVNLPVSLRSAPISDERVFVTVPLTYRKTHMVRLGDEPVRIDLLAEKIRQATDGRADRDVFLRGDGGILLQELIEVMDRLKEAGVQKIGIVLRLPEER, from the coding sequence ATGCCAAAGGTCAGTCCATCCGAGGATGTCTCGACGGGACGCGGCGGGCGGGTTCGCCGCGTGTCGTCGTCGCTCGCCGAGATCAACGTCGTGCCGCTGGTCGACGTGATGCTCGTCCTGCTGATCATCTTCATGGTCACCGCGCCGATGCTGCAGCGCGGTGTCGACGTCAATCTGCCGGTGTCGCTGCGATCCGCGCCGATCTCCGACGAACGCGTCTTTGTGACCGTGCCCCTCACCTACCGCAAGACCCACATGGTCAGGCTTGGCGACGAACCTGTCCGCATCGATCTGCTTGCCGAGAAGATCCGCCAGGCGACCGACGGGCGCGCGGATCGCGACGTGTTTCTGCGAGGCGATGGCGGCATCCTGTTGCAGGAACTGATCGAAGTGATGGACCGGCTCAAGGAAGCCGGCGTACAGAAGATCGGCATCGTGTTGAGGTTGCCGGAGGAACGCTAG
- a CDS encoding MotA/TolQ/ExbB proton channel family protein yields the protein MTVNSIAGDGVIDLVLRSGAVAKFVLLILAGFSVASWGIILHKLWHFYRIQTQTTRFLDVFRRSSKFSEVHAVCQSFPVSPLAGIFRAGYAELNTQLRQSGQPAASPGGPPARPILKSLSSVDRALLRAAAVEVTRIERNLSVLATTASISPFIGLFGTVWGIMTSFQRIASVGSTNLGVVAPGIAEALIATAAGLFAAIPAVYFYNHFVADVKRLTSSMDDFSLEFLNIAERNFT from the coding sequence GTGACTGTCAATTCTATTGCCGGCGACGGCGTCATCGACCTGGTGCTTCGGTCGGGAGCCGTGGCAAAATTCGTCCTGCTCATCCTGGCCGGGTTCTCGGTCGCCTCATGGGGGATTATCCTCCACAAGTTGTGGCATTTCTATCGGATCCAGACTCAGACCACCCGATTTCTGGATGTGTTCCGGCGGAGCTCGAAGTTCTCCGAGGTTCATGCTGTCTGCCAGAGTTTTCCCGTCAGTCCGCTGGCCGGAATTTTTCGGGCCGGCTACGCCGAATTGAATACGCAGCTGAGACAGTCAGGTCAGCCCGCAGCCAGTCCTGGAGGGCCTCCCGCTCGTCCAATACTGAAGAGTCTGTCCTCGGTTGATCGGGCGTTGCTCCGAGCGGCGGCGGTGGAAGTGACCAGGATCGAGCGCAATCTCTCGGTGCTGGCGACAACGGCCAGCATCTCGCCATTCATCGGGTTGTTCGGCACCGTGTGGGGCATCATGACGTCGTTCCAGCGGATTGCCAGCGTCGGCTCGACCAACCTCGGCGTGGTCGCGCCGGGGATCGCGGAGGCGCTGATTGCGACAGCCGCAGGGCTGTTCGCAGCCATTCCTGCCGTGTACTTCTACAACCACTTTGTGGCGGACGTGAAGCGATTGACCTCGAGCATGGACGATTTCTCGCTCGAGTTCCTGAATATCGCGGAACGCAACTTCACCTAG
- the recN gene encoding DNA repair protein RecN: MLRYLNIRNLAVIESLEVTLQPGLNVMTGETGAGKSIVVGAVGLLLGDRASADVIRTGEEIAIIQAVFDHEGRELIVRREINAQGRSRSFVDGVLVTASALKELGATLVDLHGQHEHQALLDPDVHLDLLDSYAGLSSERRSVQQAFDEWTEAHRQLEQLRRVERDKEARAEFLRFQLSEIDRVKPVAGEDEGLDATKRLLANAEKLKRLCDEVYGRLYDDDSSVVTSLAVVWKRVGELAQFEPRFQPWVEGRDAIDAVLGELSGFVREYGAHIDASPERLAEVEDRLATLERLKRKYGPTLEEVVARRTQCADELLMLESAAAQVQQLERRLDSAASAYRELAATLSTTRRARAAGFASALEKELAELAMERARFEVRFEPPDPTDDGWTVRGIDQAQFYVSPNPGEELRPLARVASGGELSRMMLALKTLASTDSPGKTLIFDEVDAGIGGRVADVVGQRLQSLGRRFQVLCITHLPQIAAAGSSHYCVTKFVRQGRTVTSIERLGEQARVDELARMMAGAVVADGARSAAREMIAARAGESEREAKGERRKRK, encoded by the coding sequence ATGCTGCGATATCTGAACATCAGGAATCTGGCGGTCATCGAGTCGCTCGAGGTCACGCTTCAGCCAGGTTTGAACGTGATGACTGGCGAAACCGGCGCCGGCAAATCAATCGTGGTGGGCGCGGTTGGACTGTTGCTCGGCGATCGCGCTTCCGCGGATGTCATCCGAACAGGCGAAGAAATAGCGATCATCCAGGCGGTATTCGATCACGAGGGGCGCGAACTGATCGTGCGAAGAGAGATCAACGCGCAGGGCCGCAGCCGGAGCTTTGTCGACGGCGTGCTGGTGACCGCATCGGCGCTCAAGGAACTTGGCGCCACTCTGGTTGATCTGCACGGTCAGCACGAACATCAGGCGCTGCTCGATCCCGATGTCCACCTCGATTTGCTCGACAGCTACGCCGGCCTTTCCAGCGAACGCCGCTCAGTGCAGCAGGCGTTCGATGAATGGACCGAGGCGCACCGTCAACTCGAGCAGTTGCGGCGCGTCGAGCGTGACAAGGAGGCTCGCGCCGAATTCCTGCGCTTTCAACTGAGCGAGATTGACCGCGTCAAACCCGTCGCCGGAGAAGACGAGGGGCTCGACGCGACGAAGCGATTGCTTGCGAACGCGGAAAAACTGAAGCGACTGTGCGACGAGGTCTACGGCCGGCTGTACGACGACGACTCGTCAGTGGTCACCTCGCTCGCGGTCGTGTGGAAGCGAGTAGGGGAGCTGGCGCAGTTCGAACCGCGGTTCCAGCCGTGGGTCGAGGGCCGCGATGCTATCGATGCGGTCCTTGGCGAACTATCGGGGTTCGTGCGTGAGTATGGCGCCCACATCGATGCGTCTCCCGAGCGGCTTGCCGAGGTTGAGGATCGTCTGGCGACATTGGAGCGTCTGAAACGCAAGTACGGGCCGACGCTCGAAGAGGTCGTCGCGAGACGGACGCAATGCGCCGACGAGCTGCTGATGCTCGAGTCGGCAGCCGCGCAGGTCCAGCAGTTGGAACGCCGTCTCGATTCGGCGGCGAGCGCCTATCGCGAACTGGCGGCGACGTTGTCAACGACGCGTCGCGCGAGGGCGGCCGGATTTGCGTCGGCCCTCGAGAAGGAACTGGCGGAACTGGCGATGGAACGGGCGAGGTTTGAGGTACGGTTCGAACCTCCCGACCCGACCGACGACGGGTGGACCGTGCGAGGGATCGACCAGGCGCAGTTCTACGTGTCGCCGAACCCGGGAGAGGAACTGCGCCCCCTGGCACGCGTCGCCTCGGGAGGTGAGCTCTCGAGAATGATGCTCGCCTTGAAGACCCTGGCCTCCACCGATTCGCCCGGCAAGACGCTGATCTTTGACGAGGTCGATGCGGGGATCGGGGGAAGAGTGGCTGACGTGGTGGGGCAGCGCCTCCAGTCGCTGGGCCGGCGGTTCCAGGTGCTCTGCATTACGCACCTCCCGCAGATCGCCGCGGCAGGGAGCAGCCACTACTGTGTGACCAAGTTCGTCCGGCAGGGGAGAACCGTCACGTCCATCGAGCGCCTCGGCGAACAAGCCCGTGTCGACGAGCTGGCCCGAATGATGGCGGGGGCGGTTGTCGCCGACGGGGCCAGGTCGGCTGCACGGGAGATGATTGCCGCTCGCGCAGGCGAAAGCGAACGTGAAGCGAAAGGCGAAAGGCGAAAGCGAAAATAG
- the miaB gene encoding tRNA (N6-isopentenyl adenosine(37)-C2)-methylthiotransferase MiaB, with protein sequence MPRRYLIETFGCQMNVHDSERMAGLLESAGYELASDISDADVVILNTCSVREKAEDKVVSRLGEIRSESEQLGRDPLVAVAGCLAQQEGSAFFKRSPYVDVVVGTQAEKRLPLLVTQAFDTSRRQIDIHPYDDVSFPLGIARRSDPVKAYVTAIEGCNDFCAFCVVPYTRGHERMRPKADILAEVEQVVASGRREVQLLGQIVNHYQAPDDPACDFAGLLEAVNNVAGVERIRFASPHPRHVTSRLIEAIATLPKVCKHLHLPVQSGSSRILAAMCRRHTREDYLDLVGALRSAVPEIRLSTDIIVGFPGETESDHGETLSLVDRVRFDSIFSFSYSERPGTLAAKRLRDDIPGEVKSRRLGELQKRQQEIQQSIHDGLVGRTFDVLVDSVSRRRDTEVSGRTTGNTVVNFPGTADQVGCTAAVLIERAGPHSLWGRALRSTA encoded by the coding sequence ATGCCGCGACGGTACTTGATCGAAACATTCGGCTGCCAGATGAATGTCCACGACTCCGAGCGTATGGCCGGGCTGCTGGAATCGGCTGGCTACGAGCTGGCATCGGACATCAGCGATGCGGACGTCGTGATCCTGAATACGTGCAGCGTTCGTGAGAAGGCGGAAGACAAGGTGGTCAGCCGACTCGGTGAAATCCGCTCCGAGTCGGAACAGCTGGGCCGTGACCCGTTGGTCGCGGTTGCCGGGTGCCTGGCGCAGCAGGAGGGATCGGCCTTCTTCAAGCGCTCGCCGTATGTCGATGTCGTGGTCGGCACCCAGGCCGAAAAGCGCCTTCCTCTACTGGTGACACAGGCGTTCGACACGTCACGCCGGCAGATCGACATCCACCCCTACGATGACGTCTCGTTTCCCCTGGGAATCGCACGGCGATCGGACCCGGTGAAGGCCTATGTGACGGCCATCGAGGGCTGCAACGACTTTTGCGCGTTCTGTGTCGTGCCGTACACCCGGGGGCACGAGCGGATGCGGCCGAAGGCGGACATTCTGGCCGAAGTCGAGCAGGTGGTGGCGAGTGGGAGAAGAGAGGTCCAACTGTTGGGCCAGATCGTGAATCATTACCAGGCCCCCGACGACCCGGCGTGCGATTTCGCGGGTTTGCTGGAGGCGGTCAACAACGTGGCCGGGGTGGAACGCATCCGGTTTGCCAGCCCGCACCCGCGGCACGTGACATCCCGCCTCATCGAGGCGATCGCGACGCTCCCCAAGGTGTGCAAGCATCTCCACCTGCCCGTGCAATCGGGGTCCAGCCGAATCCTTGCGGCAATGTGCAGGCGCCACACCCGCGAAGACTACCTCGACCTGGTCGGGGCGCTCCGTTCGGCGGTGCCCGAAATCCGGCTCTCAACCGATATCATCGTCGGATTTCCCGGCGAGACTGAATCAGATCATGGCGAGACGCTGTCGCTCGTGGATCGGGTGCGATTCGATTCGATCTTCTCCTTCAGTTACTCCGAACGTCCAGGCACGCTGGCCGCGAAGCGACTTCGAGACGACATCCCCGGCGAGGTGAAGTCGCGCCGCCTTGGCGAACTACAGAAGCGACAGCAGGAGATTCAGCAGTCGATCCACGACGGCCTGGTTGGCCGGACGTTCGACGTGCTCGTAGACAGCGTGAGCCGGCGGCGCGACACGGAAGTTTCGGGTCGAACGACGGGGAACACGGTGGTGAATTTCCCGGGAACGGCCGACCAGGTGGGCTGCACGGCGGCGGTGCTGATTGAACGTGCCGGCCCCCACAGTCTCTGGGGCCGAGCCTTGCGATCGACTGCTTGA
- a CDS encoding bifunctional nuclease family protein, protein MQIEMVIKGLMVDPVTSMPIIILRDREGERVLPIWVGVFEANAIALQIENIATPRPMTHDLLRNVLADLNASVQRIVVSDLKDNTFYALIYLLCGGEVVAIDARPSDAIALALRTQAPIYVEECVIEHAKSIDVSPDKTDPNRLQRWLESLDPEELGKYKM, encoded by the coding sequence ATGCAGATTGAAATGGTGATCAAAGGACTGATGGTCGACCCTGTCACCAGCATGCCCATCATCATCCTTCGGGATCGTGAAGGCGAGCGGGTTTTGCCTATCTGGGTTGGCGTCTTCGAGGCCAACGCCATCGCGCTGCAGATCGAGAACATTGCGACGCCGCGGCCGATGACTCATGACCTGCTGCGAAACGTCCTGGCGGACCTCAATGCCAGTGTGCAGCGAATCGTGGTGTCCGACCTCAAGGACAACACGTTCTACGCGTTGATCTACCTGCTCTGCGGAGGCGAAGTGGTCGCGATTGACGCGAGACCCAGCGACGCGATCGCGCTGGCCCTTCGCACGCAGGCGCCGATCTACGTGGAGGAATGCGTCATCGAACACGCGAAGTCCATCGACGTATCACCCGACAAGACCGATCCGAATCGTCTCCAGCGCTGGCTCGAGAGCCTCGATCCGGAAGAACTCGGCAAGTACAAGATGTAG
- a CDS encoding ParA family protein: protein MILSIANQKGGVGKTTTAINLAAALALRGKRTLLVDMDPQANSSMSYLDVRHTEHSLYEVMADSGVPLASIIQASTVPNLSVAPARIALAKLEGKLVGELDSHFRLKDRIEPIRADYDAIVIDCPPTLGLLTVNALVASTHLLVPIQSSYFALEGTDDLLETVEKVRSRANPDLRLVGVLITMHDKRTALARDIRLQINKVFGEQVFATVISKSVRLEESPAYKEPIFSFAPDSSGATEYYRLCEEVIDRV, encoded by the coding sequence ATGATTCTATCGATTGCCAACCAGAAGGGCGGAGTCGGCAAGACGACGACCGCCATCAATCTGGCGGCAGCTCTCGCGCTGCGCGGCAAGCGAACGTTGCTCGTCGACATGGACCCTCAGGCCAACAGCAGCATGTCGTATCTCGATGTGCGTCACACCGAACACAGTTTGTATGAGGTGATGGCCGACAGCGGCGTTCCGCTGGCTTCCATCATTCAGGCGTCGACCGTTCCCAACCTCTCAGTGGCTCCCGCTCGGATTGCCCTGGCCAAGCTTGAGGGCAAACTGGTGGGGGAGCTCGACTCCCATTTCCGGTTGAAGGACAGGATCGAGCCCATCCGGGCCGACTACGACGCCATCGTCATCGACTGTCCGCCGACGCTCGGGTTGTTGACCGTCAACGCGCTAGTGGCATCGACGCACCTGCTGGTGCCGATTCAATCGTCGTACTTCGCTCTGGAAGGCACCGATGATTTGCTCGAGACCGTCGAGAAAGTCCGGAGCCGCGCGAATCCGGATCTGCGGCTGGTCGGCGTCCTCATCACGATGCACGACAAGCGCACGGCGCTGGCGCGTGATATCCGGCTCCAGATCAATAAGGTGTTCGGCGAGCAGGTGTTTGCGACCGTGATCAGCAAGAGCGTTCGACTGGAAGAGAGCCCGGCGTACAAAGAACCCATCTTCAGCTTTGCGCCGGATTCGTCCGGAGCGACAGAATACTATCGGCTGTGTGAGGAGGTCATCGACCGTGTCTAA